A single Thermoanaerobacterium sp. RBIITD DNA region contains:
- the rlmD gene encoding 23S rRNA (uracil(1939)-C(5))-methyltransferase RlmD → MQNIEVGDRYEIYIDNMAHEGQGVGRLNGIAVFVDGALIGEKVVARIDEAHKNYLNAHVVKIIVASLERINPQCPYSDRCGGCMLQHLNYEGQLMFKKQIVRDNLSRIGKINVEISDTIGMKNPKNYRNKAQYPVGVNNGEVVTGFYTAKTHDIVPIDTCMLQNETSIKITKIIRDWMKDFKITAYGDKTGKGLLRHIVTKVGFKTGEVMAVLVINGDDIPHKDELINSLKENISGLKSIVLNINKRRLKVVMGKENITIFGDDFITDYIGDIKFEISPLSFFQVNPVQTKVLYNKALDYADLKGNETVIDVYCGIGTISLFFAKSAKHVYGIEIVEEAIKDAKRNAEINNIKNTEFIAGKAEVVMPKLYKRGIRPDVIVVDPPRRGCDNAVLEACTKMKPEKIIYVSCNPSTLARDLRYLEDNGFKTEKVQPVDMFPFTSHIECVVLLKRKHS, encoded by the coding sequence TTGCAAAACATCGAAGTTGGCGATAGATATGAGATATATATTGATAATATGGCACATGAAGGGCAAGGTGTAGGAAGGTTAAATGGGATAGCTGTTTTTGTAGATGGTGCTTTAATAGGTGAAAAAGTTGTTGCACGGATTGATGAAGCGCATAAAAATTATTTAAATGCGCATGTAGTTAAAATAATTGTAGCATCTTTGGAGAGGATTAACCCGCAATGTCCTTATTCAGATAGATGTGGTGGTTGTATGCTGCAGCATTTAAACTATGAAGGCCAATTGATGTTTAAAAAACAAATTGTCAGAGATAATCTATCGAGAATTGGTAAGATTAATGTGGAAATTTCCGATACAATTGGTATGAAAAATCCAAAAAATTATAGAAATAAAGCACAATATCCAGTTGGAGTTAATAACGGTGAAGTAGTTACAGGTTTCTATACCGCAAAAACACATGATATTGTTCCGATTGATACTTGTATGTTACAAAACGAGACAAGCATAAAGATTACAAAGATTATTAGAGATTGGATGAAGGATTTTAAGATAACGGCATATGGCGATAAAACAGGGAAAGGCCTTTTAAGACATATCGTAACTAAAGTTGGATTTAAAACAGGTGAAGTAATGGCTGTACTTGTCATAAATGGTGATGACATACCACACAAAGATGAATTAATAAATTCTTTGAAAGAAAATATAAGTGGACTTAAAAGTATAGTATTAAATATAAATAAGCGTAGATTAAAAGTAGTAATGGGAAAGGAAAATATAACGATATTTGGTGATGATTTTATTACGGATTACATAGGGGATATAAAATTTGAAATCTCTCCACTTTCATTTTTTCAGGTAAATCCGGTACAAACTAAAGTTTTGTATAATAAAGCATTAGATTATGCAGATTTAAAAGGCAATGAGACTGTTATAGATGTCTACTGTGGTATTGGCACTATATCATTATTTTTTGCGAAATCGGCAAAACATGTTTATGGCATAGAAATCGTAGAAGAAGCTATAAAAGACGCTAAAAGAAATGCCGAGATAAATAATATAAAAAATACTGAATTTATAGCAGGAAAAGCCGAAGTGGTAATGCCAAAACTATATAAAAGAGGCATAAGACCAGATGTAATTGTAGTGGATCCACCCAGAAGAGGTTGCGACAATGCCGTACTTGAAGCCTGTACAAAAATGAAACCGGAAAAGATAATTTATGTATCTTGCAATCCGTCAACATTAGCGCGCGACTTAAGATACCTTGAAGACAATGGTTTTAAAACAGAAAAAGTTCAACCAGTTGACATGTTTCCATTCACTTCACACATCGAGTGCGTAGTTTTGCTCAAAAGGAAACACAGTTAG
- a CDS encoding thioesterase family protein: MYSYDAKIRVRYGETDKMGIVYYANYLNWFEIGRTEFFRSLGMTYRQLEDNKIMLPVIETHCKYLWSAEYDDIVIIRTHIDFLKGTRIRFSYDIIREDDGKILAQGTTEHPFTTLEKKPVNIKKVLPEVYEMLLKCYDGKE, from the coding sequence ATGTATTCATATGATGCAAAGATACGTGTACGTTACGGAGAAACAGATAAGATGGGTATTGTATACTATGCCAATTATTTAAATTGGTTTGAAATAGGAAGGACAGAATTTTTTCGCTCACTTGGTATGACATATAGGCAACTTGAAGATAATAAGATTATGCTTCCTGTTATAGAAACACATTGCAAATATCTATGGTCCGCAGAGTATGATGACATTGTAATAATAAGGACACATATAGATTTCTTAAAAGGAACGAGAATAAGATTTTCTTACGACATAATAAGGGAAGATGACGGGAAAATTTTGGCACAAGGTACTACAGAACATCCCTTCACAACACTCGAGAAAAAGCCAGTTAACATAAAAAAGGTATTGCCAGAAGTATATGAGATGTTGTTAAAATGCTATGATGGTAAAGAATGA
- a CDS encoding glucan 1,4-alpha-glucosidase — protein MKRKALACIFLLIFVFSIITGCSSNVSSVKIQKLDNAKAVNAPGNDDTWAPAQKQGIGTANNYNSKVWFTLANGAISEVYYPTIDTANTKELKFIVSDGKSFVSDETKDTLSKVEKLDEKSLGFKLINTDKTGRYRITKEIFTDPKRNSLIMKTKFEALKGNVSDYKLYLVYDPHIKNQGKYNDGYVIKSNGKNMLVAKRENIYSALATDVPWIGYSIGYYNVNDILKDLQQNKKMTLHFDSGRGSIIEAAEVDLSKKNEFETVLSFGESDADAAKTVLNTLNDNYNKLKSDYISEWTKYCKSLNNYGGKANSLYYNSMMILKASEDKTNKGAYIASLSIPWGEGQGDENKGGYHLIWSRDLYHIANAFIVAGDKDSAGRALDFLTKVVEENGMIPQNTWITGKPYWNGIQLDEQADPIILAYRLKRYDLYKKMVKPLADFIMKVGPKTNQERWEEVGGYSPATMASEVAGLTCASEIAKQNKDFEAAKKYQEKADNWQKLIDKLTYTEKGLLGSGKYYIRIAGLPDPNSNFMINIANGGGTYDQKEIVDPSFLELVRLGIKSPDDPKILSTLQVVDSTLKIDTPKGPSWYRYNHDGYGEPSKTELYHGTGKGRLWPLLTGERGMYEIAAEKDATPYVKAMENYANEGGIISEQIWEDTGLPTGSASPLNWAHAEYVILFASNIEHKVLDRPDIVYNRYIINK, from the coding sequence ATGAAGAGAAAAGCTTTAGCATGTATTTTTTTACTTATTTTCGTTTTTTCTATAATAACAGGATGTTCCAGTAATGTATCGTCAGTAAAAATTCAAAAATTAGACAATGCAAAAGCAGTGAATGCACCGGGAAATGATGATACGTGGGCACCTGCACAGAAGCAAGGGATCGGTACAGCAAATAATTATAATTCTAAAGTGTGGTTTACATTGGCAAATGGCGCGATATCTGAAGTTTATTATCCTACAATAGATACTGCAAACACAAAGGAACTAAAATTTATTGTAAGTGATGGAAAATCGTTTGTATCCGATGAGACGAAAGATACTTTGAGTAAGGTAGAAAAGTTAGATGAAAAGTCTTTAGGCTTTAAACTCATAAACACAGACAAAACCGGTAGATACAGGATTACGAAAGAAATATTTACAGATCCAAAAAGAAATTCACTTATTATGAAGACTAAATTTGAAGCATTGAAAGGTAATGTCAGCGATTATAAGCTTTATCTTGTCTATGATCCACATATAAAAAATCAGGGAAAATACAATGATGGATATGTTATAAAGTCAAATGGCAAGAATATGTTAGTTGCAAAAAGGGAAAACATTTATTCAGCATTAGCTACAGATGTACCGTGGATTGGCTATTCTATAGGGTATTATAATGTGAATGATATATTGAAAGACTTACAGCAAAATAAAAAGATGACATTACATTTTGACAGTGGAAGAGGAAGCATCATAGAAGCTGCGGAGGTGGATTTATCAAAGAAGAACGAATTTGAGACAGTCCTTTCATTTGGCGAAAGTGATGCGGATGCCGCAAAGACAGTCTTAAATACACTTAATGATAATTACAACAAGCTTAAAAGTGATTATATATCTGAATGGACTAAATATTGTAAAAGCTTAAATAACTATGGTGGTAAAGCAAATTCTCTATATTATAACAGCATGATGATATTAAAAGCAAGCGAAGATAAGACAAATAAGGGAGCATACATTGCTTCACTTTCAATACCATGGGGTGAAGGACAAGGTGATGAAAATAAAGGCGGCTACCATCTTATATGGTCGAGGGACTTATACCATATAGCAAATGCTTTTATAGTTGCAGGTGACAAAGACTCCGCTGGACGTGCATTAGATTTTCTCACAAAAGTAGTAGAGGAAAATGGTATGATTCCGCAAAATACATGGATAACCGGTAAACCCTATTGGAATGGTATACAGCTTGATGAACAGGCTGATCCAATTATACTTGCATATCGCCTTAAAAGGTATGACCTTTATAAAAAGATGGTCAAACCTCTTGCAGATTTTATTATGAAGGTTGGACCAAAGACGAATCAAGAAAGATGGGAAGAAGTAGGAGGTTATTCCCCTGCAACAATGGCCTCAGAAGTTGCAGGACTTACATGTGCATCTGAAATAGCAAAACAGAATAAAGATTTTGAGGCAGCAAAAAAATATCAGGAAAAGGCTGACAATTGGCAAAAACTTATAGATAAACTGACATACACTGAAAAGGGACTTCTCGGAAGTGGAAAGTATTATATCAGGATTGCAGGATTACCTGATCCAAATTCTAATTTTATGATAAACATTGCAAATGGTGGCGGTACATATGACCAGAAAGAAATAGTAGATCCAAGCTTTCTCGAGCTTGTAAGGCTTGGTATAAAATCGCCTGATGACCCAAAAATATTAAGTACATTACAAGTTGTAGATAGTACATTAAAAATAGACACACCAAAAGGACCGTCGTGGTATAGGTATAACCATGATGGATATGGTGAACCGTCAAAGACGGAGCTGTACCATGGTACAGGGAAAGGGAGATTATGGCCATTACTTACCGGTGAGAGAGGAATGTACGAAATTGCAGCAGAAAAAGATGCGACACCATATGTAAAAGCAATGGAGAATTACGCAAATGAAGGCGGCATAATATCTGAACAGATATGGGAGGATACAGGTCTTCCAACAGGTTCTGCATCACCGCTTAATTGGGCACATGCAGAATATGTAATCTTATTTGCATCTAATATAGAACATAAAGTTCTTGATAGACCTGATATTGTATATAATAGATATATTATCAATAAATGA
- a CDS encoding FxsA family protein has translation MYYKILALFIVVPLIELYILIVLGKNIGVLPTILIVVGAGIVGVSMLKREGFKVIREFKNALNEGRVPGDELLNGILVLVGGVLLITPGLITDAMGFLLLIPATRNTAKRWLKSYLLYLIRGGGIRFFFRR, from the coding sequence ATGTATTATAAAATACTTGCATTGTTTATAGTAGTTCCACTTATTGAACTGTACATATTAATAGTTTTGGGAAAGAATATCGGGGTACTACCTACAATTCTGATTGTCGTCGGTGCTGGAATAGTAGGTGTTTCAATGCTAAAAAGAGAAGGCTTCAAAGTAATAAGAGAATTTAAAAATGCCTTAAATGAAGGAAGAGTACCTGGTGATGAATTGTTAAATGGCATACTTGTACTGGTTGGTGGCGTACTATTAATAACACCTGGGCTAATTACAGATGCGATGGGTTTTTTACTATTGATTCCTGCTACACGTAATACTGCAAAAAGGTGGCTTAAAAGTTATTTGCTATATCTCATCCGCGGTGGTGGAATAAGATTTTTTTTCAGAAGATGA
- a CDS encoding sigma-70 family RNA polymerase sigma factor, with product MKDERLEDLLLKEMFVIHRYLMKIGASSEDAEDIVQETICKAIEYIDSLDGEKISSWLFKVSINRYYNLYNKKKKEEIGLDDRILSSLHSDGMIEDHVLNEELKANVQKVLGLLKESYRTLLIFKYFIGLSYKEIGNILNLDESKVKTYLYRARIKFKELWEVLDYGR from the coding sequence ATGAAAGATGAGAGGTTAGAAGATCTTTTATTAAAAGAAATGTTTGTAATACATAGGTATTTGATGAAAATAGGTGCGAGCTCAGAGGATGCGGAAGATATCGTACAGGAAACCATATGTAAAGCTATTGAGTACATTGATTCATTAGATGGTGAAAAAATCTCTTCCTGGCTGTTTAAGGTATCAATAAACAGATATTATAACCTGTATAACAAGAAAAAGAAGGAGGAGATTGGACTTGACGATCGAATACTTTCAAGCCTGCATTCAGATGGTATGATAGAAGACCATGTGCTTAATGAAGAGCTGAAGGCAAACGTACAAAAAGTTCTTGGCTTATTAAAGGAAAGTTACAGAACCCTTTTAATTTTTAAATATTTTATCGGTTTATCTTATAAGGAAATAGGCAATATTTTGAATTTGGATGAAAGCAAAGTAAAGACATATCTTTATCGCGCAAGAATTAAATTTAAAGAATTATGGGAGGTATTAGACTATGGCAGATGA